From the genome of Lotus japonicus ecotype B-129 chromosome 6, LjGifu_v1.2, one region includes:
- the LOC130724251 gene encoding uncharacterized protein LOC130724251 — translation MEHCLGFGRKEAAMKVVVIWLIVFRFSVVYSSSSSSSETMMHTNNWAVLVCTSRFWFNYRHMANTLSLYRTVKRLGIPDERIILMLADDMACNTRNKYPAQVFNNENHKLNLYGDNVEVDYRGYEVTVENFLRVLTGRHETAVPRSKRLLSDEGSHILLYMTGHGGDEFLKFQDSEELQSHDLADAVKQMKEKRRFKELLIMVDTCQASTLFSQLQSPGVLTIGSSMKGENSYSHHLDSDVGVSVVDRFTFYTLAFFERLNMYDNASLSSLFNSYNPNLLMSTAYYRMDLYQRHLEEVPVTNFFGSVMETIHTDSAYSSMSIKKLGGAKTKLSLDQTISNNDRRIWRNSDEDQFDKSSAEEHLQDTILSNVNTFESVDAFVHYGLLLMLPLLVVSSWLSHSK, via the exons ATGGAGCATTGCCTTGGTTTTGGAAGAAAAGAAGCAGCAATGAAAGTAGTGGTGATATGGCTGATAGTTTTCAGATTCTCTGTAGTGTACTCATCATCGTCTTCGTCGTCCGAGACAATGATGCATACTAATAATTGGGCTGTTTTGGTCTGCACATCTCGCTTCTG GTTTAATTATCGGCATATGGCCAACACATTGTCATTGTATAG GACAGTTAAGCGGTTAGGAATACCTGATGAGAGGATTATACTCATGCTCGCAGATGATATGGCATGTAATACAAGAAACAAGTATCCGGCCCAAGTTTTTAATAATGAAAACCATAAACTTAACCTGTATGGCGATAATGTGGAG GTAGATTATCGTGGCTATGAAGTGACTGTGGAAAACTTTCTACGGGTACTAACTGGTCGTCATGAGACTGCAGTTCCAAGGTCCAAACGACTTCTTAGTGATGAAGGAAGTCATATCCTTCTGTATATGACTGGGCATGGAGGTGATGAGTTTTTGAAGTTTCAGGATTCGGAAGAGCTTCAAAGTCATGATTTAGCTGATGCTGTGAAGCAAATGAAAGAGAAGCGCAG GTTTAAAGAGCTGCTGATAATGGTGGACACCTGCCAAGCCTCGACACTGTTTTCACAG CTTCAATCCCCAGGTGTTTTGACAATTGGAAGTAGCATGAAAGGAGAGAATTCTTATTCACATCACTTGGATTCAGAT GTTGGTGTTTCAGTTGTTGATCGTTTTACATTCTACACTCTTGCCTTCTTTGAGAGGCTGAATATGTATGACAATGCTTCATTGAGCAG TCTTTTCAATTCATATAATCCAAATTTGTTGATGTCAACTGCATATTATAGAATGGACCTCTACCAGCGCCATTTAGAGGAG GTACCCGTAACAAACTTCTTTGGCTCTGTAATGGAAACCATACACACTGATTCAGCCTACAGCTCCATGTCGATTAAAAAATTAGGGGGCGCTAAAACTAAATTGTCTTTGGATCAAACAATCTCCAATAATGACAGAAGAATTTGGAGAAACTCTGATGAGGATCAATTTGATAAATCAAGTGCAGAG GAACATCTTCAGGATACTATTCTCAGCAATGTGAATACTTTTGAAAGCGTTGATGCTTTTGTGCACTATGGCCTGCTTTTAATGCTTCCTTTGTTGGTAGTTTCCTCGTGGCTATCACATAGCAAATGA
- the LOC130725489 gene encoding serine/threonine-protein phosphatase 7 long form homolog, whose product MADEAVLTLGPKNPMLLVKQNKHASGYVWNQTSKKVLKLRLPHIPLNGVPPQIEQYVRLPGFYEVALCGSLKQDKVLISALGDWSDLVTRALGVTPPRRAIRGSCLNLRWLNQCFDFQNLGALEPAEAEFAARAFILRLIGTFLLPDHSGSHVPLRYLLLIENLAMASTYSWGSAVLATLYHELCHATSYERQEIGGCTYLLQIWAWERIPMTAPETIPILPLGCPLAGRWGRNPNRVDVGRQTNQIDLWRIKLDELRAEDFVWRPYLDHVINSLPERCRQSMHLWRSVVPMICYAFVEWHQPDRALQQFGMFQGVPDPPYQIDKLPDITLSGKEEEDWVTAMMPFIQMWGQRHQRTVQQPVGEHIQHVWYGLSDVGRGTYTPEEM is encoded by the exons ATGGCGGATGAAGCAGTGCTAACTCTCGGTCCAAAAAATCCGATGTTGTTggtgaaacaaaacaaacatgcATCGGGATATGTTTGGAACCAAACAAGTAAGAAAGTTTTGAAGCTGAGATTACCCCACATTCCTTTGAATGGTGTCCCTCCACAAATCGAACAATATGTTCGATTGCCTGGATTTTACGAGGTCGCTCTATGTGGTTCTCTCAAACAAGACAAAGTGTTGATATCAGCACTG GGTGACTGGTCTGATCTCGTTACTCGTGCGCTAGGAGTCACTCCACCGCGACGTGCTATTAGAGGAAGTTGTTTAAACTTGAGATGGTTAAACCAGTGTTTCGATTTTCAAAACCTAGGTGCACTTGAGCCGGCAGAAGCTGAATTTGCTGCAAGAGCATTCATTTTGCGCTTGATTGGCACTTTCTTATTACCCGACCACTCGGGATCACATGTGCCTCTAAGATATCTACTACTCATAGAGAATTTAGCTATGGCCTCCACGTACAGTTGGGGTTCGGCTGTGCTTGCAACTCTCTATCATGAGTTATGCCATGCAACCAGTTATGAACGACAAGAAATCGGTGGTTGTACTTATTTGCTCCAAATCTGGGCTTGGGAAAGGATTCCAATGACTGCCCCTGAAACCATACCGATATTGCCACTCGGCTGCCCCCTCGCAGGAAG GTGGGGAAGAAACCCAAATCGTGTTGACGTTGGTCGTCAAACGAATCAAATTGATTTGTGGCGGATCAAGCTCGACGAACTGCGAGCTGAAGAC TTTGTTTGGAGGCCATACCTAGATCATGTTATAAATTCTCTACCGGAACGGTGTCGGCAAAGTATGCACTTGTGGAGATCAGTTGTGCCAATGATATGCTACGCCTTTGTTGAGTGGCACCAACCGGATAGAGCCTTGCAACAGTTTGGCATGTTTCAGGGGGTACCTGACCCACCATATCAAATTGATAAACTGCCTGACATAACTTTGTCagggaaggaagaggaagattggGTTACAGCCATGATGCCCTTTATACAGATGTGGGGGCAAAGACACCAAAGGACGGTTCAGCAACCCGTG GGTGAACACATTCAACATGTGTGGTATGGACTTTCTGACGTTGGTCGCGGTACGTATACACCTGAGGAAATGTAA
- the LOC130723836 gene encoding serine carboxypeptidase II-2-like: MAKSEWSQILAIAIVATLLLCINFATSSDPFLHQHHDKVGRLPGQNFNTSFAHYSGYITVNDKAGRALFYWFMEADHDPHSKPLLLWLNGGPGCSSIAYGEAEEIGPFHIKPDGKTLYLNPYSWNQVANILFVDAPAGVGFSYSNTSSDLLNHGDKKTAEDSLIFLLKWFERFPQYKGRDFFISGESYAGHYVPQLSQVIVKHNTAGKENAINLKGYMVGNALLDDYHDQLGMYEFMWSSGMISDETYKLLNLLCDSQSLIHPSHSCENITEIAHRELGNIDPYSIFTPACHANVSQSSQPVKRKHRFGRLGAGYDPCTAEHSTIYFNLPEVQRILHVDPNHKPAKWEACSVVINSHWKDSPRTVLNVFHELIHSGLRIWVFSGNTDGVLPVTSTRYSINALKLSTVSPWRPWYDDEEVGGWTQEYAGLTFVTVRGAGHEVPLHRPKLALTLLKSFLAGTSMPKLEQLSN; the protein is encoded by the exons ATGGCCAAATCTGAGTGGTCTCAAATTTTGGCCATAGCCATAGTTGCCACCCTTTTGCTATGCATCAATTTTGCAACATCATCAGACCCATTTCTTCACCAACACCATGACAAGGTTGGTAGGCTCCCTGGTCAAAACTTCAACACCAGCTTTGCACACTATTCTGGCTACATCACGGTCAATGACAAAGCTGGGAGAGCACTCTTCTACTGGTTCATGGAGGCAGATCATGATCCTCACTCCAAACCTCTTCTTTTATGGCTCAATGGAG GACCTGGATGTTCATCCATTGCTTACGGGGAGGCAGAAGAAATTGGCCCGTTTCATATAAAGCCAGATGGCAAGACCCTTTATCTGAATCCTTATTCTTGGAATCAAG TTGCCAACATTCTTTTTGTCGACGCTCCTGCTGGAGTTGGATTTTCCTATTCAAATACTTCATCTGACTTGCTAAACCATGGCGATAAGAAGACAG CTGAGGACTCTCTGATATTTCTATTGAAGTGGTTTGAGCGTTTTCCCCAGTATAAAGGAAGAGACTTCTTTATCAGCGGCGAGAGCTATGCAG GGCATTATGTTCCTCAACTTAGCCAAGTTATTGTGAAGCACAACACAGCTGGTAAAGAAAATGCTATAAATCTGAAAGGTTACATG GTGGGAAATGCTCTGTTAGATGATTACCATGATCAACTGGGCATGTACGAGTTCATGTGGTCAAGTGGGATGATTTCAGATGAAACATACAAGCTTTTGAACCTGCTATGTGATTCTCAGTCACTCATACACCCATCACACTCATGTGAAAATATTACTGAAATTGCTCATAGAGAACTTGGCAATATAGATCCATACAGCATCTTTACTCCTGCTTGCCATGCTAATGTTAGCCAGTCAAGTCAGCCAGTGAAAAGAAAGCAT AGATTTGGTAGACTCGGTGCTGGGTATGATCCTTGCACAGCGGAGCACTCCACTATATACTTCAATCTACCTGAGGTCCAAAGGATTCTTCATGTTGATCCAAATCATAAGCCTGCTAAATGGGAGGCCTGCAG TGTAGTGATAAATTCCCACTGGAAGGATTCTCCAAGAACAGTGCTCAATGTTTTTCATGAACTTATTCATTCGGGACTGCGGATATGGGTTTTCAG TGGTAATACAGATGGAGTACTCCCTGTAACATCTACTCGCTATAGCATAAATGCTCTCAAGCTTTCAACTGTGAGCCCCTGGCGTCCATGGTATGATGATGAGGAGGTAGGAGGATGGACTCAAGAATATGCTGGACTCACGTTTGTAACTGTAAGGGGTGCAGGCCACGAAGTTCCTCTGCACAGACCAAAACTTGCTCTGACTTTGCTCAAATCCTTCTTAGCAGGAACCTCCATGCCCAAGCTCGAGCAACTCAGCAACTAG
- the LOC130725491 gene encoding uncharacterized protein LOC130725491, whose translation MMRHFSEMKGRERWREKGKEKEQRLTGWITQGAKGGRATGISGRRRSEPQPSGGDITSYYFSNFPENFTEKNMWEIFQRYDRVWEVFIAPRRDKKGKRFGFVRFINVKNPARLERDLDTIIIGCTKMHVNFPRFYKPSDRERPPLPRQPEPVQRKVPRIETIPHVTAKTKTAPQLNNMRRSFVEVVTSEPGTCREDMRVDHDGKSPTSYSVEVWKGPVNQVVPDWLSRSVVGVVRDLELIPHLQNAAMLEGFHYIQVRYMGDDSVLLTGPEGFDLEDALKGVADGPDAVFDVVYPWSPKDAPDHRVSWVRCTGLPLHMWNKACFTEAVKPIGDLISVDTSTSDFTFLEYARILVRTNIPHQVSHYRRVNVQGTVYNIRLMEEFCESPAHKCGINQEYLDEDEDDVDEDGQSSPDWSVHVVAQHIASLEIWLMKMTSVPCLKPRFRCLARRR comes from the coding sequence ATGATGAGACATTTCTCAGAGATGAAAGGTAGAGAGAGATGGAGAGAGAAGGGAAAGGAGAAGGAACAACGCTTGACAGGTTGGATCACCCAGGGCGCCAAGGGTGGAAGGGCAACTGGAATATCGGGGAGAAGACGTTCAGAACCACAACCATCAGGAGGAGATATCACCAGCTACTACTTCTCTAACTTCCCGGAGAATTTTACAGAGAAAAACATGTGGGAGATATTTCAAAGATATGATCGGGTGTGGGAGGTCTTCATAGCCCCTAGAAGAGATAAGAAAGGAAAACGGTTCGGGTTTGTTAGATTTATCAATGTAAAGAACCCTGCTCGTTTGGAACGGGACCTCGACACCATTATAATTGGATGCACGAAAATGCATGTCAATTTTCCCAGATTTTACAAGCCTTCGGACAGAGAGAGGCCTCCATTACCTCGCCAACCTGAACCTGTTCAGAGGAAGGTTCCTAGAATAGAAACCATTCCTCATGTGACTGCCAAAACTAAGACTGCACCACAACTGAACAACATGAGGAGGTCCTTCGTGGAAGTTGTAACGTCGGAACCGGGGACATGTCGTGAAGACATGCGAGTTGATCATGATGGCAAATCACCAACATCTTACTCGGTTGAGGTGTGGAAGGGACCTGTCAACCAAGTAGTACCTGACTGGCTAAGTCGGAGTGTTGTTGGGGTGGTGCGCGACCTGGAGCTGATCCCTCACCTTCAGAATGCGGCCATGCTCGAAGGATTTCATTATATCCAAGTGCGGTACATGGGTGATGACTCGGTTCTGCTAACTGGACCAGAAGGTTTTGATCTGGAGGACGCCCTGAAGGGCGTAGCAGACGGTCCAGATGCGGTATTCGACGTCGTTTACCCTTGGTCACCAAAGGATGCGCCTGATCACAGGGTTTCCTGGGTCAGGTGCACTGGGCTCCCTCTCCACATGTGGAACAAAGCTTGCTTTACAGAAGCAGTTAAACCAATTGGTGATCTTATTTCTGTCGATACCTCTACCTCAGATTTCACCTTCCTGGAGTACGCAAGGATTCTGGTTCGAACTAATATCCCACATCAGGTTTCACATTACAGGCGAGTGAATGTCCAAGGAACTGTCTACAACATAAGGCTCATGGAGGAATTTTGTGAATCACCTGCTCACAAATGTGGCATCAACCAGGAATATctggatgaggatgaggatgatgtTGATGAGGATGGACAGAGTAGCCCGGACTGGTCGGTTCATGTTGTTGCTCAACACATTGCTTCCCTGGAAATTTGGTTGATGAAGATGACTTCAGTTCCTTGCCTGAAACCCAGATTCCGGTGCCTGGCGAGGCGGCGATAG